A window of the Dioscorea cayenensis subsp. rotundata cultivar TDr96_F1 chromosome 14, TDr96_F1_v2_PseudoChromosome.rev07_lg8_w22 25.fasta, whole genome shotgun sequence genome harbors these coding sequences:
- the LOC120276528 gene encoding probable mediator of RNA polymerase II transcription subunit 26c yields MDPDNVGEVLRTYNVDLWSLIDAAISMAARDLPGELRSRRDSIVKRLYSPEPSRCRSCAAAGEDLGHRSSDAKEISSLGDSDADEGDLHLHRDQDQNHRINPDCPIDSEKRRILAVKELLEDPDQNEEVLVNRLQKLIDMDITFKALKETDIGRHVNGLRKHPSGEVRRLVKLLVRKWKDLVDDWVKSNSDAADSPQQTAGKMNQNEHQLVVFDYSPNPHNGGLVLESESRGKNIPRRDAPPKLSPPATVKAVNDEKDGLIDPERLASARKRLHENYQEAQNAKKQRTIQVMDIHEIPKPKNSFLPRNKGGPHGKRW; encoded by the exons ATGGATCCCGACAATGTCGGCGAGGTGCTGAGGACCTACAACGTCGATCTCTGGTCCCTGATCGATGCCGCCATCTCCATGGCCGCCAGGGATCTCCCCGGAGAGCTTCGCTCCCGCCGTGACTCCATCGTCAAACGCCTCTACTCACCGGAGCCTTCCCGGTGCCGTAGCTGTGCCGCCGCCGGTGAGGATCTCGGCCATCGGAGCAGCGATGCGAAGGAGATCTCTAGCCTTGGGGACAGTGATGCCGATGAAGGGGATCTACATCTACATCGGGATCAGGACCAGAACCATCGGATCAATCCTGACTGTCCGATCGACTCCGAGAAACGCCGGATCCTCGCCGTCAAAGAACTCCTCGAGGATCCCGATCAG aatgaagaagtgCTGGTCAACCGTCTACAGAAGCTGATCGATATGGACATCACTTTCAAAGCATTGAAG gaaaCGGATATTGGGAGGCACGTGAACGGGCTACGCAAGCATCCCTCCGGCGAAGTCCGGCGATTAGTGAAGCTCCTCGTCAG gaagtggaaggatctggTGGACGATTGGGTGAAGTCGAATTCCGACG CTGCTGATTCTCCTCAACAAACGGCCGGGAAAATGAATCAAAACGAGCACCAG ttgGTGGTTTTCGATTACTCGCCGAATCCCCACA ATGGTGGTTTGGTGTTGGAATCGGAATCTAGAGGAAAGAATATTCCGCGAAGAGATGCGCCGCCAAAACTCAGCCCACCAGCCACAGTT aAAGCAGTAAATGATGAAAAAGATGGGTTGATTGATCCGGAAAGACTGGCATCAGCAAGAAAAAGACTGCATGAGAACTACCAAGAAGCACAAAAtg CCAAGAAGCAAAGAACAATTCAAGTGATGGATATCCATGAAATCCCCAAACCGAAGAACTCTTTTCTCCCTAGAAACAAAGGTGGGCCCCATGGGAAACGCTGGTGA